A genomic window from Silene latifolia isolate original U9 population chromosome Y, ASM4854445v1, whole genome shotgun sequence includes:
- the LOC141632095 gene encoding uncharacterized protein LOC141632095 — MVTRIRSVGAKKLSYAGRVILINSVLNTLYNYWAAMFVIPKAVIKRVEAICRNFLWHSSAEYHRVPLVGWDRVTLAKDAGGLGIKKAGIWNIAFVGKLVNWIYTKSDRLWIKWVDSIYLKGGDWHDYTPSTDSTWTWKSICKVKEKLKLGFTDNCWTPHPKGYTISNGYEWLMGPCPRQNWATIAWNEWNVPKHSFITWLIMQEGINTKVKLHAYGLCQDDKCILCESHSETIEHLFNECEFSCKVQKCVEDWIGHPIPTITDLLSANRNNMKWKILAMIITAYRYLIWAQRNRARIELSMMRPEKIAAGLKTMIQTQI, encoded by the coding sequence ATGGTGACAAGAATTAGAAGTGTTGGGGCAAAAAAACTCTCTTATGCTGGTAGGGTTATCCTTATCAACTCCGTGCTTAATACTTTGTATAATTACTGGGCTGCCATGTTTGTCATTCCAAAGGCTGTCATTAAGAGGGTTGAGGCCATATGTAGGAATTTCCTATGGCATAGTAGTGCTGAGTATCATAGAGTCCCATTGGTGGGATGGGACAGAGTCACTTTGGCTAAAGATGCAGGAGGACTGGGAATTAAGAAAGCAGGAATCTGGAATATTGCTTTTGTAGGAAAATTGGTTAATTGGATTTATACGAAGTCTGATAGACTTTGGATCAAATGGGTTGACAGCATATATCTTAAGGGGGGTGACTGGCATGACTACACACCTTCAACTGACTCTACTTGGACTTGGAAGAGTATTTGCAAGGTGAAGGAGAAGCTGAAACTTGGGTTCACTGACAATTGTTGGACTCCTCATCCGAAAGGGTATACAATCAGTAATGGATATGAATGGTTGATGGGACCTTGTCCTAGACAGAATTGGGCGACAATAGCTTGGAATGAATGGAATGTTCCTAAACACTCATTCATTACTTGGCTAATCATGCAGGAAGGTATCAATACTAAAGTGAAATTGCATGCCTATGGTCTCTGTCAAGATGACAAATGCATCCTTTGTGAATCACATTCTGAAACGATTGAACATTTGTTCAATGAATGTGAATTCAGTTGTAAAGTTCAGAAATGTGTGGAAGATTGGATTGGTCATCCGATTCCTACCATTACTGATCTATTGAGTGCTAATCGAAACAATATGAAATGGAAAATATTAGCAATGATTATCACAGCTTACAGATACCTGATATGGGCACAAAGAAATCGAGCTCGAATTGAGCTGAGTATGATGAGGCCGGAAAAAATTGCTGCTGGGTTGAAGACGATGATTCAGACGCAAATTTGA